Proteins found in one Brachyspira murdochii DSM 12563 genomic segment:
- a CDS encoding STAS domain-containing protein, with translation MSLNIDDKGKVKVVSLAGKLDVNLSVSIEAELEQLVESGSHFLILELSGIEYLSSSGIRVFISIMRKIKDKNGRLVLACVPDIIKKILKTVELEDLFEVYDTVDDAVASF, from the coding sequence ATGAGTTTAAATATAGATGATAAAGGTAAAGTTAAAGTTGTTAGTTTAGCTGGAAAACTAGATGTTAATTTATCTGTTTCTATAGAAGCAGAGTTAGAGCAGTTAGTTGAGTCTGGAAGCCATTTTCTTATATTAGAACTATCTGGAATTGAATATTTAAGTTCAAGCGGTATCAGAGTATTTATTTCCATAATGAGAAAAATTAAAGATAAAAATGGAAGATTAGTATTAGCTTGCGTACCGGATATTATTAAAAAAATATTAAAAACAGTTGAATTAGAAGATTTGTTTGAAGTTTATGATACTGTAGATGATGCAGTAGCTTCGTTCTAA
- a CDS encoding TetR/AcrR family transcriptional regulator C-terminal domain-containing protein: MKNSSNKNNARVKKTKKILEDSLGLLLEEKPFEDIRVIDICAKANMHRSTFYTYYNDKYELLKSKLDEYEAKFLEDLNRYKIENKLKDEHVDIMEKILQYFYLNRKYLKIIFQNNKDGSITKILREYLASYVIEGIKDFKTIRPDKENVVRIMGSFYSGAFISVLTDWILNDCFISVEDLAVYISDIIMQRVFSE; the protein is encoded by the coding sequence ATGAAAAATAGTTCAAATAAAAATAATGCTAGAGTAAAAAAGACAAAAAAAATACTCGAAGATTCACTAGGTCTTTTATTAGAGGAAAAACCTTTTGAAGATATTAGAGTAATTGATATTTGTGCGAAAGCTAATATGCACAGAAGTACTTTTTATACTTATTATAATGATAAATATGAACTATTAAAATCAAAATTAGATGAATATGAAGCCAAGTTTTTAGAAGACCTAAATAGATACAAAATAGAAAATAAATTAAAAGATGAACATGTTGATATAATGGAAAAAATACTTCAATATTTTTATCTAAATAGGAAATATTTAAAAATAATATTTCAAAATAATAAAGACGGAAGTATTACTAAAATATTGAGAGAATATTTAGCCTCTTATGTAATCGAGGGTATAAAGGATTTCAAAACGATAAGACCGGATAAGGAAAATGTTGTAAGAATAATGGGCAGTTTTTATTCGGGAGCATTCATATCTGTTCTTACGGATTGGATTTTAAATGACTGCTTTATATCGGTAGAAGATTTGGCTGTATATATATCCGACATAATTATGCAGAGAGTGTTTTCAGAATAA
- a CDS encoding efflux RND transporter permease subunit, whose translation MKQLIYFFASNRMLVNIIIFVSIMIGLYSYYNIDKESFPSTDLELMILQVVYPGASPLDVEQNAVIQIEDQLRSISGIDEFTSIITENAAIIFVQLDMEIDTSKAKDDIFRKMQSVPDMAEEVETIEITDINPKLTPIYNIGVHFKKGFEGDEKVLYDFSKELERQLKYVDGVADITVQGRTDPEVKILADPKKLQEYYISLTDIVNSLSARNIRATSGDFKKPLYEDLAENEEEKTIVTMGQFENPIEATNVVVRSTFNGQRVRIQDLAKVNRDFVEKSIYVRINSVAGYSLNIQKKENADIVKTTENINNFLKNNQNIIPENVEVTTMGETSRMVLALTNVAASNLIFGFIIILIVLLIFLDFKSALFTSIGMIVVIFITFSYINFSDLTFNIISLAGIITVIGMVVDNSIVVCENIYDFQKAGKTGLEGTVEAVRDVVSPIMVATMTTVVAFMPMLLTKDVVGKLIAPFPKVVVVALIASLFQAIFLLPNNLQDKTNKNLKFLKKIKNPLDFDKEKLFNAMKNPFNKALKTLLKFRYLVVLFFIVLLIFSFFLAKESLKKFILIYDTSSDSIMINIDSGIGNSINNTMKYVEQIENIIYKSVDDKNLIAVNSVVGKQVNQNIVDISEESANLAGITVYLIPSTERKKTAYDIMDDINRELEKTSLREELDALMVSVKLPMDPGKAVDIKIVGNDLEQTRKVRDEVKSYLLSLNGVINYYDDDKAGKNELRVLFDYDEIAQLGMNVANVANELRTAYSGTVATSIQELDYKLDFRVQLDRNYIFDTNVLNNLVIPNTYNRLLYLKNVANIVETNGVSSIRHYNGQRCITINADLVQGQNTSIQVMFAVQNKFKDISQRYPGIIIGFGGEADQTVGALDGLTVTLLIAIVLIYLILLLQFKKFVQPLMIMFLIPFTLTGVFIAFYLHGMPMSFIGFIGIVGLCGVLVNDGIIMIDLINKIIESGKTDAEALSNPKKFAFSSIAEGATQRLLPIFLTTVTTVGGLLPTVYGIGGRADLIVPIVMSLAYGLIFSTLITLIFLPCVFMIAFDLRLIKLK comes from the coding sequence ATGAAACAATTAATATACTTCTTTGCAAGCAACAGAATGCTTGTAAACATTATCATATTTGTCTCTATTATGATAGGTTTATATTCATACTATAACATCGATAAAGAATCATTTCCTTCTACAGATTTGGAATTAATGATTTTGCAAGTTGTATACCCTGGTGCCTCTCCATTAGATGTTGAACAAAATGCCGTTATACAAATAGAAGACCAATTAAGAAGTATATCTGGAATAGATGAGTTTACATCCATAATAACAGAAAATGCAGCTATAATATTTGTACAGCTTGATATGGAAATAGATACAAGCAAAGCTAAAGATGATATTTTCAGAAAAATGCAAAGTGTACCGGATATGGCAGAAGAAGTTGAAACTATAGAAATAACCGATATAAACCCAAAACTTACACCAATATATAATATAGGTGTGCATTTTAAAAAAGGATTTGAAGGCGATGAAAAAGTCTTATATGATTTTAGTAAAGAATTAGAGAGACAATTAAAATATGTTGATGGGGTTGCTGATATAACCGTGCAGGGAAGAACAGACCCTGAAGTAAAAATACTTGCTGACCCAAAAAAGCTGCAGGAATATTATATTTCTTTAACTGATATAGTAAACTCTCTTTCTGCAAGAAACATAAGAGCTACAAGCGGGGATTTTAAAAAACCTCTTTATGAAGATTTAGCAGAAAATGAAGAAGAAAAAACAATAGTAACAATGGGACAATTTGAAAACCCTATAGAAGCTACTAATGTTGTAGTGCGTTCTACATTTAATGGTCAAAGGGTAAGAATACAAGATTTGGCGAAAGTAAATAGAGATTTTGTTGAAAAGTCCATATATGTAAGAATAAACAGCGTAGCAGGATATTCTCTAAACATACAAAAAAAAGAAAATGCTGATATAGTAAAAACTACAGAAAATATTAATAATTTCTTAAAAAATAATCAAAACATCATACCAGAAAATGTAGAAGTTACTACTATGGGTGAAACTTCAAGAATGGTATTAGCTCTAACAAATGTGGCAGCAAGCAATTTAATATTTGGATTTATTATAATATTAATAGTGCTTTTAATATTTTTGGATTTTAAGAGTGCATTATTTACAAGCATAGGTATGATAGTTGTTATATTCATCACTTTCTCATATATTAATTTTTCTGATTTAACTTTTAATATAATATCGCTTGCTGGTATAATTACTGTTATAGGTATGGTTGTTGATAATAGTATAGTAGTATGCGAAAACATATACGATTTTCAAAAAGCTGGAAAAACCGGACTTGAAGGAACAGTTGAAGCTGTGAGAGATGTAGTAAGCCCTATAATGGTTGCTACTATGACTACTGTTGTGGCTTTTATGCCTATGCTTCTTACTAAAGATGTTGTAGGAAAACTTATAGCACCTTTTCCTAAAGTGGTGGTTGTAGCTTTGATTGCTAGTTTATTTCAGGCTATATTTTTACTTCCTAATAATCTGCAGGATAAAACTAATAAAAACTTGAAATTCCTAAAAAAAATAAAAAATCCTCTGGACTTTGATAAAGAAAAATTATTTAATGCTATGAAAAATCCTTTTAATAAGGCATTAAAAACTTTATTAAAATTCAGATATTTAGTAGTTTTATTTTTTATAGTGCTTTTAATATTTTCATTTTTCTTAGCTAAAGAAAGTCTTAAAAAATTTATACTTATATATGATACAAGTTCAGACAGTATAATGATAAATATTGACTCTGGTATAGGAAACTCTATTAATAATACTATGAAATACGTTGAACAAATAGAGAATATTATATACAAGTCAGTTGATGATAAAAACTTAATAGCAGTTAATAGTGTTGTAGGAAAACAGGTTAATCAAAATATAGTTGATATTTCAGAAGAATCAGCAAACCTAGCAGGTATAACAGTTTATCTTATACCATCTACAGAAAGAAAAAAGACAGCTTATGATATAATGGACGATATAAACAGAGAACTAGAAAAAACAAGTTTAAGAGAAGAATTAGATGCTTTAATGGTATCAGTAAAACTTCCTATGGACCCCGGAAAAGCTGTAGATATAAAAATAGTTGGAAATGACCTAGAGCAAACTAGAAAAGTAAGAGATGAAGTAAAATCATATTTACTTAGCTTAAACGGAGTAATTAACTATTATGATGACGATAAAGCAGGTAAAAATGAACTTAGAGTATTATTTGATTATGATGAAATAGCACAGCTTGGTATGAATGTAGCTAATGTAGCAAATGAACTTAGAACTGCATACAGCGGAACAGTAGCAACATCAATACAGGAACTTGATTATAAATTAGACTTCAGGGTACAGTTAGACAGAAATTATATATTTGATACTAATGTACTTAATAATCTAGTCATACCAAATACATATAACAGACTTTTATATTTAAAAAATGTGGCAAATATAGTTGAAACTAATGGCGTATCTTCTATTAGGCACTATAATGGTCAGAGATGTATTACAATCAATGCAGACTTAGTGCAGGGACAAAATACTTCTATACAAGTAATGTTTGCTGTACAAAATAAGTTTAAAGATATTTCTCAAAGATACCCAGGTATAATAATAGGTTTTGGAGGAGAAGCTGACCAAACTGTAGGAGCTTTGGACGGACTTACTGTTACACTTTTAATAGCAATAGTTTTAATATATTTAATATTATTACTTCAGTTTAAAAAATTTGTTCAGCCTTTAATGATAATGTTTTTAATACCTTTTACATTAACAGGAGTATTCATAGCATTTTATCTCCATGGCATGCCTATGTCGTTTATAGGCTTTATAGGAATTGTAGGATTATGCGGAGTGCTTGTTAATGACGGTATCATAATGATAGATTTGATAAATAAAATCATAGAATCTGGAAAAACTGATGCAGAAGCATTAAGCAACCCAAAAAAATTCGCATTCAGCTCAATAGCAGAAGGTGCTACTCAAAGACTTCTTCCTATATTTTTAACCACAGTAACAACAGTAGGCGGTCTTCTTCCAACAGTTTACGGCATAGGAGGACGTGCTGATTTGATAGTACCTATAGTTATGAGTTTGGCTTACGGGCTTATATTCTCTACTCTCATAACATTGATATTTTTGCCTTGTGTGTTTATGATAGCTTTTGATTTAAGACTTATAAAATTAAAATGA
- the groL gene encoding chaperonin GroEL (60 kDa chaperone family; promotes refolding of misfolded polypeptides especially under stressful conditions; forms two stacked rings of heptamers to form a barrel-shaped 14mer; ends can be capped by GroES; misfolded proteins enter the barrel where they are refolded when GroES binds) produces MAAKQLLFDEEARRALMRGVDALANAVKVTLGPRGRNVVIDKKFGPPTIINDGVTIAKEIELEDPFENMGAQIVKEVATKTNDVAGDGTTTATVLAQAMVKEGLKNVTSGANPMLIKRGIEKAVNEIVGYIKSEAKQIKGKEEIAQVATISANNDKEIGSLISDAMEKVGKEGVITVEEAKSLETSLSLVEGMQFDRGYISPYFVTNGDSMTAELEDALLLIYDKKISNMKELLPILEKIAQTGRPFIIIAEDIENEALATLVLNKMRGVLNVCAVKAPGFGDRRKAMLEDIAILTGGQVISEDLGMKLENASIEQLGKAKKITVDKENTTIVEGAGSKEDVKNRVTVIKKQIEETDSDYDREKLQERLAKLSGGVAVINIGAATEVEMKEKKARVEDALSATRAAVEEGVIPGGGITYLHAQGKLDSLKADNADEQVGINIVKRAIEEPIRMIATNAGLDGSVVAIQAKEQKGNMGFNALTNEWVDMLKAGIIDPAKVSRSALQNAASIASQVLTAEVIITDIPEPEKAMPPMPGGGMGGMY; encoded by the coding sequence ATGGCAGCAAAACAGCTATTATTTGATGAAGAAGCTAGACGTGCCCTTATGCGTGGGGTAGATGCTTTAGCTAATGCCGTAAAGGTAACTTTAGGACCACGCGGACGTAATGTTGTAATAGACAAAAAATTTGGTCCTCCTACTATAATAAATGATGGTGTAACTATCGCTAAAGAAATAGAATTAGAAGATCCATTTGAAAATATGGGTGCTCAAATTGTTAAAGAAGTTGCTACTAAAACTAATGATGTGGCAGGCGATGGTACTACTACTGCTACTGTTTTAGCTCAGGCTATGGTTAAAGAAGGTTTAAAAAATGTAACTAGCGGTGCTAATCCTATGCTTATTAAAAGAGGTATAGAAAAAGCTGTTAATGAAATAGTTGGTTATATAAAATCTGAGGCTAAACAAATTAAAGGTAAAGAAGAAATCGCTCAAGTTGCTACTATTTCTGCTAATAATGATAAAGAAATAGGTAGTTTAATCAGCGATGCTATGGAAAAAGTTGGTAAAGAAGGTGTTATCACTGTAGAAGAAGCTAAATCTTTGGAAACTAGCCTTTCTTTAGTAGAAGGTATGCAGTTTGACAGAGGTTATATTTCTCCATATTTCGTAACTAACGGAGACAGTATGACTGCTGAATTAGAAGATGCTTTACTTCTTATCTATGATAAAAAAATCTCTAACATGAAAGAACTTCTTCCTATTCTTGAAAAAATTGCTCAAACTGGAAGACCTTTCATTATTATTGCTGAAGATATTGAAAATGAAGCTTTGGCTACTTTAGTACTTAACAAAATGAGAGGAGTATTAAATGTATGTGCTGTTAAAGCTCCTGGTTTCGGCGACAGAAGAAAAGCTATGCTTGAGGATATCGCTATATTAACAGGCGGACAAGTTATAAGCGAAGATTTAGGTATGAAACTTGAAAATGCTTCTATTGAGCAGCTTGGTAAAGCTAAAAAAATTACTGTAGATAAAGAAAATACTACTATAGTTGAAGGTGCTGGAAGCAAAGAAGATGTTAAAAACAGAGTTACTGTAATTAAAAAACAAATAGAAGAAACTGACAGTGATTATGACAGAGAAAAATTACAGGAAAGACTTGCTAAACTTTCAGGCGGTGTTGCTGTTATAAACATTGGTGCTGCTACTGAAGTAGAAATGAAAGAGAAAAAAGCTAGAGTAGAAGATGCTTTATCTGCAACTCGTGCTGCTGTTGAAGAAGGTGTTATTCCTGGCGGCGGTATTACTTATTTACATGCTCAAGGAAAACTTGATTCTTTAAAAGCTGACAATGCTGATGAGCAAGTTGGTATCAATATAGTAAAAAGAGCTATAGAGGAGCCTATAAGAATGATAGCTACAAATGCCGGCTTAGACGGATCAGTTGTTGCTATTCAGGCTAAAGAGCAAAAAGGAAATATGGGCTTCAATGCTCTTACTAATGAATGGGTTGATATGTTGAAAGCTGGTATTATAGATCCTGCTAAAGTATCAAGAAGTGCTTTACAAAATGCTGCTTCTATTGCTAGCCAAGTATTAACTGCTGAAGTTATTATTACAGATATACCAGAACCTGAAAAAGCTATGCCTCCAATGCCTGGCGGAGGAATGGGCGGTATGTATTAA
- the rpsU gene encoding 30S ribosomal protein S21, with protein MVRVFANEGEPVESVIKRFRRACENEGILQDLKEKQFYKKPSLEKKLQREKALKRMKRKIKKERRLGLL; from the coding sequence TTGGTAAGAGTATTCGCTAATGAAGGCGAACCAGTAGAGAGCGTTATTAAAAGATTCCGCAGAGCTTGTGAAAATGAAGGTATTTTACAAGACCTTAAAGAGAAACAGTTCTATAAAAAACCTTCTCTTGAGAAAAAACTTCAAAGAGAAAAAGCTCTTAAGAGAATGAAAAGAAAAATCAAAAAAGAACGCAGATTAGGTTTGCTGTAA
- a CDS encoding MlaE family ABC transporter permease has translation MELFDVKIELRKGVKNKINYFLATLGEFAFLIIEVFRYTFRSSFSFKLLKEQIIRMGVDSFVVAAVTVLCTGMVMSLQIAVVLDSVLKGISQFVGSMVGKAMVKELSPMLLALIFAGRVGSSVTAEIGTMQVSEQLDALKTLYTNPIEYVAVPRFWAAVISLPMLTVSANIIGVVGGAIVTVFVLHSDPMHYFDRAIAVISVGDFIGSLIKSTIFGAEVIIISCFYGFRTSGGAEGVGKATTTSVVYSFMIILITDYILVSILGLFGM, from the coding sequence ATGGAATTATTTGATGTAAAAATAGAATTACGAAAAGGTGTTAAAAATAAAATAAACTATTTTCTTGCAACTTTGGGTGAATTTGCTTTTCTTATTATAGAGGTGTTCAGATATACTTTTAGATCTTCTTTCTCTTTTAAACTTTTAAAAGAGCAGATAATAAGAATGGGGGTTGATTCATTTGTTGTTGCTGCTGTTACGGTGCTTTGTACTGGTATGGTTATGTCTTTACAGATAGCGGTAGTACTTGACAGTGTATTGAAAGGTATTTCTCAGTTTGTAGGCTCTATGGTTGGTAAGGCTATGGTTAAGGAATTATCGCCTATGCTTCTTGCTTTGATATTTGCAGGAAGGGTAGGGAGTTCTGTTACTGCTGAAATAGGTACTATGCAGGTAAGTGAGCAGTTAGATGCTTTAAAAACTTTATACACTAATCCTATAGAATATGTAGCTGTACCTCGTTTTTGGGCTGCTGTTATATCTCTTCCTATGCTTACAGTTTCGGCTAATATTATAGGTGTTGTTGGTGGGGCGATAGTAACAGTATTTGTTTTGCATAGTGATCCTATGCATTATTTTGATAGGGCTATTGCTGTTATAAGTGTAGGGGATTTTATTGGCAGTTTGATTAAGTCTACAATATTTGGTGCTGAAGTGATAATTATATCATGTTTCTACGGATTTAGAACTTCAGGAGGAGCTGAAGGTGTAGGTAAGGCTACTACTACAAGTGTTGTTTATAGTTTTATGATTATACTTATAACTGATTATATACTTGTTTCTATACTTGGATTGTTTGGAATGTAA
- the dnaB gene encoding replicative DNA helicase, protein MNNTPCSIEAEESLLGAMLQNSQAISAALSKIKSTDFYSERNRLLYESIIEMNNRGIAVNAETTLRYLKENGLFEKIIQNDEAYLMRIIDGTPFHQNAKYYAEIIAEKSLLRDLITAAQDIQKSAYEAKDAETKEIADFAEKKIFEVTQRRLSNDFIHIRELLYEALTTIESRKKHKGTVTGVPSGFISLDKITHGFQPSDLIILAARPSVGKTSFALNIVEHVITNIETTGFGIGFFSLEMSRMQLVERLIASKARISLSRIRSGDLEKQEWTKLGQTFNSLSQANLLIDDSSQLTIMEIRGIARQMKYRFAEMSKTSGKEIDLKLIVVDYLQLIHSGVQTRRNGTREQEIADISRGLKALAKELNVPVISLAQLSRAVEQRQDKPRLSDLRESGSIEQDADIVMFLHRQKPNKEEKDDEVIDDKTNQVEVILAKHRNGAIHDGIPLHFIADQTRFENIYNNNNDA, encoded by the coding sequence ATGAATAATACACCCTGCTCAATAGAGGCTGAAGAGTCTCTATTGGGGGCGATGCTTCAAAACTCTCAGGCTATATCAGCAGCTTTATCCAAAATAAAATCTACCGATTTCTACAGTGAAAGAAACAGGCTTCTTTATGAAAGTATCATAGAGATGAATAATAGGGGTATAGCGGTTAATGCTGAGACCACTTTAAGATACCTTAAAGAAAATGGCTTATTTGAAAAGATTATTCAAAATGATGAAGCGTATTTGATGCGTATAATAGATGGTACGCCATTTCATCAGAATGCCAAATATTATGCTGAAATTATCGCTGAAAAATCATTACTTAGAGATTTAATAACAGCAGCTCAGGATATACAAAAATCAGCTTATGAGGCTAAAGATGCAGAAACTAAAGAAATAGCGGACTTTGCTGAGAAAAAAATATTTGAGGTTACTCAAAGAAGATTAAGTAATGATTTTATTCATATACGGGAACTGCTTTACGAGGCTTTAACTACTATAGAAAGCAGAAAAAAGCATAAAGGTACTGTAACTGGAGTTCCTTCTGGTTTTATATCACTTGATAAGATTACTCATGGTTTTCAGCCTTCTGATTTGATTATATTAGCGGCAAGACCTTCTGTAGGTAAAACAAGTTTTGCACTTAATATCGTAGAACATGTTATTACTAATATAGAAACTACAGGTTTTGGTATAGGTTTTTTCTCTCTTGAGATGAGCCGAATGCAGCTTGTAGAAAGGTTAATAGCTAGTAAGGCTAGAATTAGTTTATCAAGAATAAGGTCTGGGGATTTGGAAAAGCAGGAATGGACTAAACTCGGACAGACTTTTAATAGCTTATCCCAGGCTAATCTTTTAATAGATGATTCCAGTCAATTAACTATAATGGAAATACGCGGTATAGCTAGGCAGATGAAGTACAGATTTGCCGAGATGAGTAAAACTTCTGGAAAAGAAATTGATTTAAAATTGATAGTTGTAGATTATCTTCAGCTTATACATTCTGGAGTTCAGACTAGAAGAAACGGTACAAGAGAACAGGAAATAGCAGATATTTCAAGGGGGCTTAAAGCGTTGGCTAAGGAGCTTAATGTACCTGTTATATCTTTAGCTCAGTTATCTAGGGCTGTTGAACAAAGACAGGACAAGCCTAGACTTTCAGACCTTAGGGAATCTGGTTCTATAGAGCAGGACGCTGACATCGTTATGTTTCTTCATAGACAAAAGCCTAATAAAGAAGAAAAAGATGATGAAGTTATAGATGACAAAACTAATCAGGTTGAAGTAATACTTGCAAAACATAGAAATGGTGCTATACATGATGGAATACCGCTTCATTTTATAGCTGACCAAACTAGATTTGAGAATATATATAATAATAACAATGATGCATAA